In Clostridium swellfunianum, a genomic segment contains:
- a CDS encoding glycoside hydrolase domain-containing protein, with amino-acid sequence MDGSLKIKLVSSLEKNFLDEKLEDKKVFNKASMLKNERYSFQIAYIETNSEIFGKRMGTVEIKSDLKSCITLRRVELIPAQLPAYTSIDDNYLRVEPGLFPDELVDIQEGEKLYLVPNQLRSIWVTIEGSDKIKPGVHPIEINFYGEQGELLASDTFMLEIIDAMLPKQDLIVTQWFHCDCLAVEYNVEILGEEHWRIIGNYIKNAVKNGMNMILTPIFTPPLDTAIGGERPTVQLVEIDKIGVNKYKFEFTKLKRWIDMCLEGGIEYFEISHLFTQWGAKHAPKIMGTENGEYKKLFGWETDAASEEYAVFLRFFLTELVEFLKAEGIEEKCYFHISDEPELQHLENYMSAKNIVKDILKEFPIIDALSDYTFYANGSVKNPIPANNHIDKFIENQVPSLWTYYCCAQYQQVSNRFFSMPSLRNRIIATQFYKYNIAGFLHWGYNFWFNQYSRKPINPFHVTDGEFFVPSGDTFVVYPGKDGQPIESLRLVVFYEALQDLRAFKLLESIFDKEFVIKLIEEDTGKPITFKEYPKKDEYLLELREKVNQLIKEKMQK; translated from the coding sequence GTGGATGGCTCATTAAAAATTAAATTAGTATCATCTTTAGAAAAAAATTTTCTAGATGAAAAGCTTGAAGACAAGAAAGTGTTTAATAAAGCTTCCATGCTTAAAAATGAGAGGTATTCTTTTCAGATAGCTTATATTGAGACAAATTCAGAGATTTTTGGGAAGAGAATGGGGACTGTAGAAATTAAGTCTGATTTGAAGTCTTGTATTACGTTAAGGCGTGTGGAATTAATACCAGCTCAACTGCCAGCATATACAAGCATTGATGATAATTATTTAAGAGTAGAGCCAGGGCTCTTTCCAGATGAACTAGTAGATATTCAAGAGGGTGAAAAGCTTTATTTAGTTCCTAATCAACTTAGAAGTATTTGGGTTACAATTGAAGGTAGTGATAAAATAAAACCAGGTGTTCATCCTATTGAAATTAATTTTTATGGTGAGCAGGGAGAACTTCTTGCTAGTGATACCTTTATGTTAGAAATAATTGATGCTATGCTGCCTAAACAGGATTTAATTGTAACTCAATGGTTTCATTGTGATTGTTTAGCAGTAGAATATAATGTAGAAATTTTAGGGGAAGAACACTGGAGAATTATTGGAAATTATATAAAAAATGCAGTTAAAAATGGAATGAATATGATATTGACCCCCATATTTACACCGCCACTTGATACAGCGATTGGTGGAGAGAGACCAACGGTTCAGCTTGTAGAGATAGATAAAATTGGAGTTAATAAGTATAAATTTGAATTTACTAAGCTTAAACGCTGGATTGATATGTGCCTTGAAGGTGGGATAGAATATTTTGAGATTTCTCATCTTTTTACACAATGGGGAGCAAAGCATGCGCCTAAGATTATGGGAACAGAAAATGGCGAGTATAAAAAGCTTTTTGGCTGGGAAACTGATGCAGCTTCAGAAGAATATGCTGTATTTTTAAGGTTTTTTTTAACTGAGCTGGTTGAATTTTTAAAGGCTGAAGGTATTGAAGAAAAATGTTATTTTCATATATCAGATGAACCTGAATTACAACATCTTGAAAATTATATGAGTGCCAAAAATATAGTTAAGGACATATTGAAGGAGTTTCCTATAATTGATGCTTTATCAGATTATACTTTTTATGCTAATGGATCAGTTAAGAATCCTATACCTGCAAATAATCATATAGATAAATTTATAGAAAATCAGGTGCCAAGTCTTTGGACTTATTATTGTTGTGCACAATACCAGCAGGTAAGTAATAGATTTTTTTCTATGCCATCTCTTAGAAATAGAATCATCGCCACTCAATTTTACAAATATAATATAGCAGGTTTTTTACATTGGGGCTACAATTTCTGGTTCAATCAATATTCAAGAAAACCTATAAATCCATTCCATGTTACAGATGGAGAATTCTTTGTCCCTTCAGGGGATACTTTTGTAGTTTACCCAGGAAAAGATGGACAACCTATTGAATCCTTAAGATTAGTAGTATTTTATGAAGCATTACAAGATTTAAGAGCCTTTAAATTGTTAGAAAGTATTTTTGACAAGGAATTTGTTATAAAGCTAATTGAGGAAGATACGGGGAAACCAATTACTTTTAAGGAATATCCTAAAAAAGATGAATACCTTTTGGAGTTAAGAGAAAAGGTAAATCAGCTTATTAAAGAAAAAATGCAAAAATAA
- a CDS encoding AraC family transcriptional regulator, translated as MIYLSGYRVKTDQDSCSQDTKNYFSVNCCGYEKYLSKNIDTLRIHGRPDFQLIYVVNGYGSFLVKEKFIELTKGTVLIYPPGETQQYSYRYENSTEVFWVHFTGYGAQELLENIGLKANEPHYIGLNNTFIDCFTKVIHELQIKLPLFEQASNFVILDLLTLMARTKLTLQASPKRIQDEPIIKVMEEMHTHYSYNWTISKLAKQCNLSIDWFMHRFKAQSGVSAMEYLLEIRLNKAKWLLLNSSLSIKEISNIVGYSDPLYFSRVFKKSEGISANIYRKSHS; from the coding sequence ATGATTTATTTATCAGGTTATAGAGTGAAAACTGACCAAGACTCCTGCTCTCAGGATACAAAGAATTATTTTTCGGTTAACTGCTGCGGATACGAAAAGTATTTAAGCAAAAACATAGATACTCTTAGGATACATGGAAGGCCTGATTTTCAGCTTATCTATGTTGTAAATGGTTATGGTTCCTTCTTAGTGAAGGAAAAATTTATAGAACTTACTAAAGGAACAGTTCTAATATATCCACCTGGTGAAACTCAGCAATATAGTTACAGATATGAAAATTCTACTGAAGTATTTTGGGTTCATTTTACTGGTTATGGGGCACAAGAACTGCTAGAAAATATCGGTTTAAAAGCTAACGAACCTCACTACATAGGTTTAAATAACACTTTTATAGATTGTTTTACTAAAGTTATTCACGAATTACAAATAAAACTTCCTCTATTTGAGCAAGCTTCTAATTTTGTTATACTAGATTTATTAACCTTAATGGCAAGAACTAAGCTAACTCTTCAAGCTTCACCAAAGAGAATTCAGGATGAACCTATTATTAAGGTTATGGAAGAAATGCATACTCACTACAGTTATAATTGGACAATTTCAAAACTGGCAAAGCAATGTAATCTAAGTATTGACTGGTTTATGCATAGATTTAAAGCTCAAAGCGGAGTATCTGCTATGGAATATTTATTAGAGATTCGCTTAAATAAGGCAAAGTGGCTTTTATTAAATTCATCCTTAAGTATAAAAGAGATTTCTAATATAGTTGGTTATTCAGATCCATTATATTTCAGTAGGGTATTTAAAAAATCAGAGGGCATTTCTGCTAATATATACAGAAAGTCCCACAGTTGA